Below is a genomic region from Deltaproteobacteria bacterium.
GTCCGCATAGGCGCCACCGAGGCCGACAGCGCAGCGGCCCCGAAAGCCGCCGATGCCGTAGTACTTCACGCCGGTGATCCGCGCTCGCGTACCGTCGGCGACTTCGGATCCGTCTCGGTTGCGTGCGCGAACCTCAGTGTGCACCCACGCGGTGCCGTCGACGATGCCCGCACCGTCTCGTCGGCCCTGCTGCGCGCCGGCGGTGCCTGAGCGCCCGCCATCGATGGCCGCGCCACCGACGATGCCGCTGCTCGCGTTCGGCACCGTGACGCGGTAGCGCGTGACGCCGTCGACCGTGGCCGAGTCGACGCTCGCGCTGTGGCCGAAGTCGGCGAGCAGCTGGGCTGCGATCGCGTCCGCGACCTCCTGGCTCGTGTAGTCCGTGCCCGGGGTGAGCACCACGGTCGCGAGGCTCGCTCCGAACAGCGCGTCGACGTCGAGGGTCGGGTCGCAGCCGCTGCCGTGACGGATCGTCCAGCAGTACTGCGTGCCGCTCAGCGTGTACGCACCCCACGCGCGCGCGAGCCGGCCACCGATCATGCGGTGACGGGCCCACGCAACGGCGTCGGGCCTCGTCGACGATAGCGCCGTCGACGAGGGGATCACGAAGCGGACGGCCATGGACTAGGCGATCGGGAAGCCGTCCGTGAAGGGATTCGCGAGCTTCCAGTAGACGAGCACGCAGGTGATCGTGCCGGTCACCGCCGCCACGTTGCCGCCGGTCGACACGAAGTCCGCGACGGGGACGTACGCGGTCGCCTCGAGCGTCAGCGGGGTGTAGGCGCCGGGGAAGTCGAGCCAGTCACCCGCCGCGGTCGCGAAGATGTCGGTCGCCGCAAAGAGCTCGTCGCTGTTGCCCGCGTCACCGATCGACACGGTCACCGCCGAGATCGCCGTACCAGCGATCGCGCTGTGCTGATAGACGTACGCCGCGAGCGGGCGTGCGTTCGCCGGGAACGCGTTGCCGTCGTTGTCGTCGGCGATCGAGATCGTCTGCGCCGTGTCGGCGTCGGTCAGCGCCGAGTCGAGCGTCAGCGTGCGGACGTGGAACTGCAGGCCCGCGAACGCGGCACCGAGCGACGCCTTCAGGGCGTTCAGCTTCGTGATCAGGATCTGGTCGTCGTCGATGCGCATGGGGAGCCTCAGTGCGTGATCGGGTCGTGGCCCGGACAGAGCGCGAGCAGTCGCGCGAGGAAATGCACGCGACGCACCTGCGCGGGCTCCACTTCGGTGCCGGCGACGCGATGCATCACGTTGCGGGGATCAGGATGGTGCGACAGGCCGAGCACGTGCCCGAGCTCGTGGGCGAGCACATTCGGTCGCGCAACTGCCCACAATCGGGGTCCGCACAATCGACGCGTGGCCTGGCCCGCGACCGCGACCTTGGACGCGACCGAGGACGCGTCCGCGACCTGGAACGTGGCTGGGGCCGACACCAGGGTCACGACCACGGCGCCCCGCTGGTCGAGCGTGGAGCTGCACTCGAGCCCCCACACGGTGCAGGCCGCAGCCGCGACGTCGTCCGCGGCCAAGGTCTGGACCGTGCGCGTGTCCTCGCTCACGTACGACACGTGCGGCGCGCCCGCACAGGCGGTGTCCGATAGGACACTGAGCGCCAGTGCAGCCGTTGCGCCCCAGCGCGAAAGTGCAACAATCCGTGTCAGCATGGCCAAGCGCGAAATCACACCGAACGTCGACGTCAGCCGGATCGAGGCGCAGCTCACGATCGCCCGGAAGGCGCTGGCCGATCTCGAGGCCGTGGCGGCGCAGTTGCCCGCGCTGCAGACGGAGATCACCGAGCTCGAGACCCGCCTAGCGCGAGCGCGCGACGTCGAGGACGACGCGGCCGTCGACATCGAGGCGTTGA
It encodes:
- a CDS encoding matrixin family metalloprotease — translated: MSEDTRTVQTLAADDVAAAACTVWGLECSSTLDQRGAVVVTLVSAPATFQVADASSVASKVAVAGQATRRLCGPRLWAVARPNVLAHELGHVLGLSHHPDPRNVMHRVAGTEVEPAQVRRVHFLARLLALCPGHDPITH